GCATGCGAATGCTGCTTAAGACCTCGCTCACCGCACAAGGCTTTCGCATCGAGAGCGCCAATGACGGCGTTCACGGTCTGGAACGGATGCACGACGTCAAACCCGATCTTTTGATTACCGACATCAACATGCCCAAGATGGACGGGTTCGAGTTGATCGAAGCCGTCCGCGCCGTCGCGCACTTTCGCGGCACGCCGATCCTGGTGCTGTCGACCGAATTCTCCGACGAAAAGAAGACCCGCGCCCGTTCGGCCGGGGCGACCGGCTGGATCACCAAGCCGTTCGACGCCGAAAAGCTGGGGGCGGCGATCCGTCGCGTCTGCCCGTGAGCGAGGAACTCGACGAGATCCAAGGCATCTTCTTTGAAGAATGTGCCGAGGGGCTGGCCGTGGCCGAACAGGGGCTGTCGGCAATGGCGGCTGGCGATGTCTCGAAAGAGGTGATCGCTGGCGTGTTCCGTGCGGTGCATTCGATCAAGGGCGGATCCGGCGCATTCGGTCATGAAGCGTTGCGAGCGTTCTCGCACTGCTTTGAAAACGTGCTCGATGAGGTTCGCAGCGGCAAAATTCCGGCGACACCTGCGGTCACCAAGGTCATGCTCACCGCCTTCGACATCCTGACCGATCACGTTTCGGCAGCACAAGGCACGTCACCGCTCCCTGCCGATGCAGCCGCATTGGCGGCGCTTGAGGAAGTGCTGGCGAACAAGGGTGCCGGCGACGAACCGGCCCCCGCCACGGCAGAAGCCGCCCCCGAAGTGGCGGGCGACGAATTCGGGTTCACTCCGGTGATCGCGGCGGTCGAGGATTTCGATCCGTTCGGCTTCGAGCCGGTCGAGGTTTCGCTCGATCTGGAGTCGGATACGCCTGCGCCGTGGATCGTGCATTTCGCGCCGTCGCGCGCCGCGCTCGCCAATGGTGCGGAGCCACTGCTCAGCGTCCGCGAACTCGAGCGGCTGGGTGGCACGATTGTCGGCGTCGATTATTCGGCGTTGCCGCCGTTGCGCGAACTGGATGCGGAAGAGAGCTATCTCGTCTGGATCATGTCGGTCCCGGCGACGATCGAGGAAAGCGCGATCGCCGAATGTTTCGATTTCGTCGCGCCGGATTCGCGCGTCGAGATCACGCGCGAGGAACGCGCGCCGCTCGCCGTGGTGACGCCCGAGCGCGAGCCCGAGCCAGTTGCGGTCGCGCCGACCTTGACCCTGGTCGAGAAGGCCCCTGCAGCGGTGGTACCGGCGGCCGTGCGCGCCGCCGCCGCCCCGCCCGAACCGCGGCCGATGGACCCGGTACAGCAGACCATCCGCGTCGATCTGACCAAGCTCGACATGCTGCTCAACCTGGTCGGCGAGCTCGTGATCCGTGGCTCTATTCTGTCCGACCGGCTGTCTCCGGCCGATCAGGAGCGTGTCGAACTGCCCGAACTCGCACGTCTGACGCGCGAGATTCAGGACAATGTCATGTCGCTGCGCGCGCAGCCGATCCGCCAGGCCTTCTCCCGCGTACCGCGCATGTTGCGCGATCTCGGCGCCGAGACGGGCAAGCAGGTCGTGCTCGAAATCAACGGCGAGACGACCGAAGTCGACAAGGGCGTGATCGAGAAGATCGGCGACCCGCTGACGCACATGATCCGCAATGCCATGGACCATGGCATCGAGCGTCCGGCCGATCGCATCGCCGCGGGGAAGCCTGCCGAGGGCCACATCACCTTGTCCGCCGAACAGAAGGGCGCGCGCATCTTCGTGCGGGTCAGCGATGACGGCAAGGGCATCGACCGCGTCCGCGTGAAGGCAAAGGCGATCGAAAAGGGCATCATCCCTGCCGATGCGGTGCTGTCCGACGAGGAAATCGACCAGCTCATCTGCGCGCCGGGCTTCTCGACCGCAGAGACGATCTCCAGCATTTCCGGCCGCGGCGTCGGAATGGACGTGGTCCGCTCCAACGTCGAGGCGCTGGGTGGCCGGGTGGACATCACGTCGACCCCTGGCGTGGGCACCTGCTTCACGATGATCCTGCCGCTGACGCTGGCCATTCTCGATGGAATGATTGTGCGGCTTGCCGGCCAACGCTT
Above is a genomic segment from Sphingomonas sp. HMP6 containing:
- a CDS encoding response regulator, with the translated sequence MSKLILTVDDSASMRMLLKTSLTAQGFRIESANDGVHGLERMHDVKPDLLITDINMPKMDGFELIEAVRAVAHFRGTPILVLSTEFSDEKKTRARSAGATGWITKPFDAEKLGAAIRRVCP
- a CDS encoding chemotaxis protein CheA, producing the protein MSEELDEIQGIFFEECAEGLAVAEQGLSAMAAGDVSKEVIAGVFRAVHSIKGGSGAFGHEALRAFSHCFENVLDEVRSGKIPATPAVTKVMLTAFDILTDHVSAAQGTSPLPADAAALAALEEVLANKGAGDEPAPATAEAAPEVAGDEFGFTPVIAAVEDFDPFGFEPVEVSLDLESDTPAPWIVHFAPSRAALANGAEPLLSVRELERLGGTIVGVDYSALPPLRELDAEESYLVWIMSVPATIEESAIAECFDFVAPDSRVEITREERAPLAVVTPEREPEPVAVAPTLTLVEKAPAAVVPAAVRAAAAPPEPRPMDPVQQTIRVDLTKLDMLLNLVGELVIRGSILSDRLSPADQERVELPELARLTREIQDNVMSLRAQPIRQAFSRVPRMLRDLGAETGKQVVLEINGETTEVDKGVIEKIGDPLTHMIRNAMDHGIERPADRIAAGKPAEGHITLSAEQKGARIFVRVSDDGKGIDRVRVKAKAIEKGIIPADAVLSDEEIDQLICAPGFSTAETISSISGRGVGMDVVRSNVEALGGRVDITSTPGVGTCFTMILPLTLAILDGMIVRLAGQRFVLPLANVIETVRPEPGQVRTMTPTSEVIELRGAYLPVKRLTDLFGFSADTRRDPEESLVIIVESETAGNVGLMVDTIDDRREVVIKSLEQNLHPIRGLGGATILGDGSIALILDIDALVATPGQVNSKFPLKGLAA